One window of Acidobacteriota bacterium genomic DNA carries:
- a CDS encoding ribosomal subunit interface protein, translating to MNVEYTGRQYEVTPAVRKQVEHGLGKLEKLFGSTFDSHVILT from the coding sequence ATGAACGTCGAGTACACCGGAAGGCAGTATGAAGTCACTCCCGCGGTGCGCAAGCAGGTGGAACACGGCTTGGGCAAACTGGAAAAGCTCTTCGGCAGCACGTTCGATTCACACGTAATCCTCAC